The Corythoichthys intestinalis isolate RoL2023-P3 chromosome 1, ASM3026506v1, whole genome shotgun sequence genomic interval GTTGAAATGCACAACTAAATGAATACTTAGCAATGGAAATATAGaaatattaaaatacaaatgaaagtAGGAATATAAAATGTATACAAAATGAAGTTTGGAGCTATGAACATCTAAATATCTCATTTTTTCTGTAGTTGagtatttttgaaaatgtgGTACTCCGGGTCCTCCTTATGAATTGACGATAAATCCGATTCATTTGAGCTTGGACGGCTTTTGAATGCTTATCTTTCAGTTGACGGTGCTTGATGTCCAATCTGTTTAGCATCATTTGCTGCTAGCCTCATGTTTGTGTTTAACTGCATTATTAAATGCACATCAAGCATGTCATCAAATAATGAATGTAAGTCATTGACGAGGATGGGAAATGTCATGGCACGCAtggaatgtttttgttttagtgcAATTGACAGCGATGGACATCCAAGCTGTTTTGACCAGGAGGCGGCTGGCAGGCCTCCCAGTCAAGGAGTTGGATGTctttcgttgtcaatggcagctaatagaTTATGAAGATGTTAATGTGAGTTATATGATTAgtcttatacagtggtaccgctacatacgaagtgaattcgttccaggaccttgtttgtaagtcgaaatggttgtgtgttgagcaggattttcccattagaattcCATTCATTCTCTCTCGCCCGCCACTGCCCCGCCAGCCGGGTGTGGGTCCGACGCTCCAGCGCCATCCATTTTCAGGGCTTGTTGATTCGGCAGGTGAGTTGTTACACACTCCTTGGCGGGTTCTGACTTCCATGTCCACCGTCCTGCTGTCTAATAGACCAACACCTTTTCTGGGGTCTGATGAGCGCCGGCATCGGGCGCCTTAACCCGGCGTTCGGTTCATCCCGCAGTGCCAGTTCTGCTTACCAAAAGTGGCCCACTGGGCGGCTCGCATTCCATGTCCGGCTCCAAGCCAGCGAGCCGGCCTTCTTACCCATTTAAAGTTTGAGAATAGGTTGAGGTCGCTTCGAccccaaggcaaggcaaggcaaatttatttatatagcacaattcaacacaaggcaattcaaagtgctttacatcacaggaAGAttgtaaaaataacatttaaatcaatacaacgtaaaaaccaagacaatcaaaatcggaaataaaattatacataaaaaatcacatttaataacacatagaataaaaatacataaataaaaataaaactactactaataataattgaaatctgtactggagataagcacaagaggaatagaaagcaagtagattgaaatatatagacagttatggatatgcagtgctaaacaaaagcgtttttagccctgatttaaaagagctaacagtttgagcatacttcagacgttcaggtaacttgttccagaggtgaggagcataataactaaatgctgcctcaccctgcttggttcttgttcttggaacatgcagaagaccggttccagacaaccttaggggtctagatgtctcgtaggaatctaacaaatcaagcatgtattttggtccaaggccattaaattTTTTGCAGACGAgcattagtattttatagtctatcctttgactcactggaagccagtgtagcgatttcaaaaccggtgcaatgtggtccagcttccttgtatttgtgaggactctggctgcagcattctgtactagctgcagcttcctgactgattttttttttttatcaagacctgtaaatataccgttacaatagtccaatctgctgaaaatgaatgcatgcataaggttttccatgtcttgttgagtcagaagccccttaattccggttatattttttaggtggtaataagcggatttagtgacggactttagatggctatcaaattttaggtctgagtcaataattacgccaaggtttctgccttgatttgtagctgtaagtgacattgagctaagttgcctgcttatttttgacctttccttttttttccccaaggccTCTAATCATTCGCTTTACCGGATAAAACTGCGTCGGGGGAGCGCCGGCTGTCCTGAGGGAGACTTCGGAAGGAACCAGCTACTAGATGGTTCGATTAGTCTTTCGCCCCTATACTCAGGTCGGGCGACCGATTTGCACGTCAGGACCGCTGCGGGCCTCCACCAGAGTTTCCTCTGGCTTCGCCCTGCCCAGGCATAATTTACCGTCTTTGGGGTCCCATCGCACGCGCTCCAGCTCCACCACGCGGCGGGCGAGGTGTCCGGTATCCGAGATTTGAGACTACCCCCCGGGAGGGACCGGGATCCCAACTCGGCCGGCTGCCGAGAGTCGGCCCTCACCTTCACTGCGGCTCGGCGTTTAGTCGCTGGGATGAACCCTCCGACTCGTGCATGCGTTACACTCCTTGGCCCGTGTTTCAAGACGGGTCGGGTGGGCTGCCGACATCGCTGCCGACCCGACGCCCGTGGGATTTGCGTGGGCAGGTCCCCGCCCAGGGAGGCGCGACGGGCGCGGGGGCGCACTGAGGACAGTCCGCCCCGATCGGCGGGGGCGAGGGGGCCCCCTCCCTGGAGAACGGGCCGCGGAAACGCTTTGGGCCGAGCCCTAGGCGCGCGGCACGCTCGGGGTGGGCACAGCGAGTACGTTCCTCGGCCCCTCGTTGGGAAGCGGCAAAGCGAGGGCGGGGCACTGTGGAGCGCACGACGCGGAAGGGGACCCGAGGGCCCCACCGTTTTGCAAAGTGCCGCTCTTGCCACCTTCCTCTCAAACTACCCCCGAGTCAAGGGGTATAGCTTTCGCCTACTGGCGCTCCCTCCAGCGGTTAGGAAAACGGAACTGCAGCCAACACATAAGCCCCTGGTAGAATGATTtttgttagggttagggtttctgCCTACAACCGGCCTCGCATCTAAATGACATgcataccatctactggcaaaCTCCCATATTACAAGTAACTTAATAATATCCATTATATCACAGAAACggtacatcagaatttcatcggAGTACTTTAGTGCGAGTCTTGggttagtctagtatacctcagtagTGAaacggtccttggatatctcccagatttttttttttttaattaattttttaattcacgTGAAATGACAGCAATATTGTGAAATTTTCAGAGTACTTTTATTTCGAAATtgtacatcagaatttcataagagtactttagttcaagTCTTGGGATACTTTAGTATACCTCAGATGTGGAACGGTTCTTGGATATTTCCCAGattctttttaattaattttcaaaatacttttattttgaaatggtacatcagaatttcataggAGTACCGTAGTTCTACTCTTGGAGTAGTCTAGTATAACTGAGAAGTGAAACGGTCCTTGGATATCgtccagtttttttgttttgtttttttttttttaatgaatttctgaaataaggctaaatgacagaaataaccAGAAATTTTCATAGTAGTTAATTTCTAAATCATTTTTATATCATAATGCTTTAGTTTGGGTCTAGGGGTGCTTGAGTGTCTCTAAAAAGGACCTGTTCTTGAATCGCTCccagtttttttcatatataatttttttaaataaatgaacttGCGCTCTGTAGCCACCGCGTTGCATTCGTAAGCCAGCGCGTTgctttaccgtaatgcacataatgcaaacaatgattcaaatgaggagcggctagcttgactttgtttTAACAAGTAGAGGCTGGCTTGACCGCCGTAAAACGATGGcggcacaaacaaaaaaatttaacgcaCTAAcgaagcacaaacaaatgggatCATCGGGGTTCCATTCTGCCACAGATGGGGGGCTAcgtgtgacgtcatcactataaATATCAATATTTATAAAACCATAgcagttaaaacaaaaaattttacagcacaaaccagcactaacgaggcacAAACAAATGACACCGCTGGGGTTCCATTCTGCCGCAGAatgggtgaactctggatgacctaaaaaaaatcattttaataactgcaaaacaaTTGCGGCACAAACAATACTTTTtgtagcacaaacaattgacataattttaatataaatttgcatctggtggggggccaacttcaatcTGATTCTTTTGATAACGGACGGTGATGACGCGCTGACCAATACAATGAGTCAAACCTCTTTGAGTGACATGGTTACTGCCAGCCCGGTCACAAAGAGTGAACGCACTGTTGCCAGGCAATCGTCATCCACAAATCCAAAACACTAAGGAAGGAGATTGCCAATGTTATACGAGAGGCACCCAAATGACACATTCAGTAAGATGTGCAATGGTGATGGAATAAAGCCGGAATGAGCTCAGTGGCGTGGTTTTGGTTTTGGACAAGCACATTCGGCGTCTGTGTCTTGACCAGTTTCGCTGTGGAACCGGCAGCTGGGTGAGTGAGTCGCTTTTGTTATCCTAAAGAAACTgtggcttttaaccaaaaatacaGATTcagttaaatggattggattaaTGTTACTGTTTTTCTTAGTACATTTCTCGAACCATCCCCGCCATTGGCGAAACAGTTGgcgcattttttaaaacaatgagtAAAAGTCGCTAAATGCCGTGGGTTACCTGCAAAATCCAGGCAGGGTTAGGGTTACGAAGTATCTAGTCCATCTCTCAAAAGTCCTGTGTCAATCAACGGTCGGTGCTATCTATCAGAATGACAGTCCATGTGTCATAGTGTCCTTTGTTGTCTAGTTTGTTTAGTCCGTATAACAGTGTAGTCTGTAGAAATGCAAAATATGGCTCAAATTTGGATGACAATGATTGCCAATTACAAATTGTACCCTAGCGTGCATTTTTGGGTAGGTGGGTTGCAAGAGACTGCACAAGACGTAAATGACATTTGTAATTTTTGAAGCATTCGCCTACAGAAATTAATTGAAAAAGACgactaaagcagaaatgtgattcTAATTGTTCTCCCTCCCACCATACTTGTACCAGCCTCAGCCATTTATAGTGTTTCTCTGATCTCATCAGGAATGGCCTTTTCCCCTTctgcattcattttaaatgattCCAAAAAGTTATTTCCCTTCACTCCCAATACGTCTCGCTCCTCTTCCTCTTGATCCCGTCCAATTTCTTGTCCTTCCATCGTAAGCAGGGGCGCAACTACCCATTCTTGTTAGCGTACGCGAAATGAAAAATGGTGCAGCCTAACCGAGCAGAGCAATACTTTTTTTTGGTGGCATCTTTGCTGCTTTTTAACGATATTACAATTATTAATTAAccattatatttataattgattatttGGACGATGAATCAGAAAAATGTCACTTGAGGTTATCTTTTTGGTATGTTGTAAgcggtgttgttaataacggctttAGAGTATAAaggcgttactaacggtgttatttttttcagtagtgagtaatctaattaattttctcatctttgcaacgccgttaccgttactgaggatgtaaaggcgtgcgttactatgtgttactacgttggttgaatgacgcgagaaaagtctgcaaGGCACcgagagagaagagcgggagtgggaaaggggcagttgtgacgctgttgcaaacacaatgctaggctaggtggctccaataatacccgaCTGTAGCCAACAGcttaaactacgcccacatgatgctacgctagaAATCACATGTATATGAACTAGATGCCGCATCcgcctgactatcctgacccctggctggatgaacGTCCTTGTCGCCCtctcgtctcatctggctagatggacccccCTCAAGTTTTCTCACCCCATTGCGTTTACAAACTGCAACCCCTTCTGCTAATACCcatcatcagtcctggtgcTTCTATAGCCTGGCCGTCCtgagagtggatctctcctgactgtggttctccccaaggtttctcttttgagtttttccttgccgtcatggagggtctaaggatggggatgcccaggacttgaactcatCTAAATCATCTATTGTATCTGATTTTGTATCATAttgactctgcaaagccctctgagacaaccctgtgatatagggctatacaaataaaattgaattaaattaaactgaattCAATTGAATTGAATGGATGAGAAAtgccagactcggcggcgtgagACAAtgtatatggtaaatggtgttatacttatatagcgcttttccacctttcaaggcgctcaaagcgctttacactatctcactattcacctactggtgacgcagcaccaggagcaacatggggttcagtatcttgctcaaggatacttaggcaagttcatcagggcgaagaatcgaacccacaacctctgggttgggggacaactactctaccactgagccacgccacatgTATATGGAAGTAGATGCGAAATTATACACTTGCCGGtgctagtaaacagccgccatcttaaagcagtagacttctctgaaagGTTCTGTtccagagaaccttcctagctcctcctaacctttcatctaaaatactcctaaatcggcaaattcttgacttgaatctatctttaaatgatgaaacagttttataaGTTTCACGTgtagaaagtagacagaagggaactaatgcaataacgggagcaattttaacaactttaaaggttgattcacaacattgaatgacttccaaacatagcaaaggttactatctagttatcgcaatattcgCAATACTCCTGTgtctaagtttagggtaaagaattgggctgagGCGACTGTCCCAAAAAGCCTTTGAACTtcacacgttttttttgttttgctttttttctttgagtggaataaacaaaacatgaaaagtaaaaccAGTTAGTTAGTTTGCCAAGTAacaagttactttttggaaaaaataatttgtaactgtaattatttattttttcaaagtaagattaacaatacTGCTCGTCAGATTCGGTTAACTCCATGAGCTGGGAAAGCTACGTGTcatccgtggaataaataataaatatcggtggaaatggaTGATGCTACCCAACCACTTTATTTTGCCTGTTGTTAAGACttctgtatgtaaatctgacgttggtAGATTAGTTTCTTCTAGATGAGACgcgtgtgtggcagcctggcagttttttttttttttttttacatagggttttgacagttgccgttatattttcgggatcaaagtacCGTATACCTCCCCAGATCTTATAGCAGAACAGCGTTCCGGACCACTTTCACCCTTGCTTAAAGTACCAGCAAAACAAAAACCTGTAGAAACAAGTTCTGGAACAAGCACTTCTTGAAGCTGTATaaacgagtttttttttttcgttttttttttttttgaggcagAAAATAATTTGTGGAAGCTACTTAAGCAATAGTTCGGTATGCTCATTGTCCTGAATAATAAGACAGTGCAGCGAGAGTGGTATTTATATAAGACTGTGCTTTTACTTGCGTGTGGAATTTTCATTTTAGTGACGTCAAAGAGTGAACTAAGTACATAGGCATCAAGGTTGTGGAGTAAATGCTTTCACGTAgttgtggggatgctttgcaaagCACACAAGATATGAAAAGTTACTATCTGTTTTTTCGGCGTTCCACGCCGCTCACACGCTTTGATCATTTCGCAGCATTGCGACTTCGAAACATCCCAAAAATTCACGTGGCATAGTCTCTTCTTCAATTTTGGCCCAAACGTTCACGGATACACAAAAACATGAGTTTTTGaccaggaaagaaaaaaaagcctcattcatttccaatggcaaaaaTATTCATCCTTATGAATCATTTCATATTTCAAAAAGGTCCGATCCTACATTTTTAGTACAATTCACATTAttcacacaaaaaacattcgTAAACCTTAGTTGGACAAATGTTAGGTTTTGGCAATAATGGACAATTCCgcccaaaatttgacaaatgcaAACTTTGCCTTTTAGTTTCAACGGCCCCGTTCATTTGCAATGGCGCATTCGACACGCagtaaaaacattttcattctTGTCAGCTATCCAGTTGACAGGATGTTTATAATATGAGATGGAAGATGATTCAATTTGGGAGTCAGAGGTCagcaaaatgagttcaagaacaaCTACAGGGATCCAACTTGCAGGATATGATTGTCATATGAAATGGAGGAGGTGATTGAATTTAGGGTCGCTCGGTGGGTCAAAGGGCAAAATATGTTTGcgttgaaagtaaataaaatcatAGAAAAGGAAACATTATCAAACTTGTAGGACTGAATTTTGATATGAAAAGGAAGTAGTGATGACATACACTGGGGGAAAAGCGGAGacagagcaaagcatccccagaaATTGCATCTTATTTCACATTGGACTTGTGTTGCTCACGATGGTTCGTTCCCGCACTGCTCTTTGGTTGATAAGCCCTGGCGGCCAATGTCATTAGCGCCGTGACATCAATGTCCTCGACTCTACTTGACCTTGCTCGCTTCGCGATTGTTGTTGTCGTCGTGGCAGCGGCGGACACCGACGGATTCTTCCCTGAGTGCCCGAGGTGCCAACCTCTTCTTGACAAAGAGACTTTCTAGGAATCTGTTGCGGAGGGGCGCCGGGAAGTAAGCGCTGACCAGGTACATAAGGCCCACGCCGGGCCCGGCGAAATAGCGCGCCTGCGGCCTAGGCTCCAGCAGCGCCCGCTCCATGGCGTCCACCACTGGGCTGAGGTCCGGGTTGGCGTGGCGGGCGAAGCACTGGAAAAGCTCCTTGGTCTCGCCCACGTAGTCGATGCCAAAGTCGTCCAGGAGCTCCGGAGGAAGAGAAGCCAGCAGCTCCCGGTGTCGCGCCTCCCAGTAGGCCGCGTCGGAGCAGCGACCTATCGATCGAGACGCATTAGCGTGGTGTCTGGCGGTGACTGGGCGGGGCGTGGCGAGACTTACCAGTCTTGTAGGAGGAAGGTAATATGGTGGAGACGTGCACCCCCCACGGCGCCAGCTCCTGTCTCAGCGTGTCCATGAAAAGGTTGAGCGCAGCTTTGGACGCGCCGTACGCCGCCAAGCAGGGGAAGGGTTGGTCGCCTAGACAACCAACGGAAGGATGATGACAACCGATACCAGCGGATAAGGCGGAGCTTGCGCATTCATTTCTCTATGTTTGTGTTCATGATATCTCAAGAACAACGAAATGGATTATTATCTGATCAACGGAACAGAAAAAGAAtttatgatgaaatttggggtcattcggtcaaaggtcacagagctcAGAAATGCGTGTGGTTTTAAGGTAAGTGAAACCCAAACTTATGTTGGCAACATGGAATGGAAGAGGATTAAGTTTtgggaggtcaaaggtcacagaggtcagctaTACATTTGCCTTCAAGATCATCCAAGAAATACGAAAGGGATTTTtgtcaaacttgcaggatatgcTTGTAATATGGAAGAGAAGAGGGGAAAACATTTGGGGTCAACGCTCACAGAGGTCATCAAATAATCAATACAATACAACAATCCACATCCACCGACAACAATAACTCTGAGCTGGTTTGCATTGTTGCAGTATGTCACTATCCACTATTCCCTCCTCCCTGACCCTTACCCATTGGTTTACGACCAGTAGGCTATACTTGATTATACATTATTAACTTGTCTGGGTTTTGCACAGATTTATGACAGTTTTTAACTGTATATTTTGCTCTGCACTTTTGCACTGACATGACCTCATGCTGCTGTTGAAtctttgttgtacatatgtccaaaactgtgtcaatgtttacacttggtactGAAGGGTATTTATTATGTGGgttttgcactttaccaacttagctgtatgagctgtatggatgctccaaacaaagtttcgttgtgctatttgtaaaaataacaataaatattctgaatctgaaaaGGAATTTCGCCATGACTGAAAAATGGATTATCCTCGTTCACTAAAATTTGCAAtgtaattattagggctgtcaaaatgttcgtgttaacgggcggtaattaatttttttaattaatcacgttaaaatatttgacgcaattaacgcacatgccccgctcagacagatttaaatgacagtaaagtgaaatgcccacatgttaattgtgttttatggaggttTTCCACCCtctactggcgcttgggtgcgactgattttataggcttcagcacccatgagcattgtgtaagtaattattgatatcaacaatggcgggctactagtttattttttgattgaaatttttacaaattttattacaacgaaaacattaagaggggttttaatataaaatttctataacttgtactaccatttatcttttaagaactacaagtctttctatccgtggatggctttaacagaatattaataacgttaatgccatcttgttgattcattgttataataaacaaatacagtccctatgtacggtatgctgaatgtatatatccatcttgtgttttatctttccattccaacaatcatttacagaacattatggcatatcttatagatggtttgaattgcgattaaatgcgattaattaatttttaagctgcaattaacttgattaaaaattttaattgtttgacagccctagtaattatcTTTCTCTATGATTGCAAGAGAAAGAGAGATGACATTTTCGACCACAAGGGAAGGGTGTGCCCACGCCACCGAATCTGGCGATGCGGTGAATTTGGCTTTATAGGCGAAAGTCTGCTCTCTCAGAGACCTCCGCTACAGTACAAGAAGATTCCAACTGTTTGGCTCCCGAACAGTTGGCATTTTTGAGCAGTTGCGGTCGGACCTCGAAATGGGCGCGTACCGGCCGGACTGGAGACGGTGACCAGTCGCCCTTTGTGGCGTCGCAGCAGCGGCAGGAAGGTTTTGGTGACGTCCAGCGTTCCGAAGAAGTTGACCTCCATGCAGCCGCGGAAGTTGGACATCTGAGACAGCTCGATGTCGCCGAAGTTCACGCACACGCCCGCGTTGTTCACCACAGCCCACAGACCTGATTCACAGAAAAGGCATCAACGGAAATGGTTAGGGCTGCTAGATCTATAAAATACCATACAGTATATCTTTTTACTCAACTCTTGTTGACTTTTTGATTTTTACGCAAAATCTAGAAATCGAAATTTAAATATTCAATtgtaatttcattgttttccagcTAGACGGATGCACggttgattttcttgtgagataaatcaaaatgggtcccaa includes:
- the hsd11b2 gene encoding 11-beta-hydroxysteroid dehydrogenase type 2 isoform X2, whose translation is MDEWGLVCWASVLGAAALAWRLLLLIMTSSPRAPRLLPVGDKVVVITGCDSGFGKATARHLDSLGFRVFATVLDADGEGALELRRTCSERLALLQLDITQPEQVRRALAQVGAQLGPRGLWAVVNNAGVCVNFGDIELSQMSNFRGCMEVNFFGTLDVTKTFLPLLRRHKGRLVTVSSPAGDQPFPCLAAYGASKAALNLFMDTLRQELAPWGVHVSTILPSSYKTGRCSDAAYWEARHRELLASLPPELLDDFGIDYVGETKELFQCFARHANPDLSPVVDAMERALLEPRPQARYFAGPGVGLMYLVSAYFPAPLRNRFLESLFVKKRLAPRALREESVGVRRCHDDNNNREASKVK
- the hsd11b2 gene encoding 11-beta-hydroxysteroid dehydrogenase type 2 isoform X1 — protein: MDEWGLVCWASVLGAAALAWRLLLLIMTSSPRAPRLLPVGDKVVVITVRGTDTVSIFCPECWICDSSERGCDSGFGKATARHLDSLGFRVFATVLDADGEGALELRRTCSERLALLQLDITQPEQVRRALAQVGAQLGPRGLWAVVNNAGVCVNFGDIELSQMSNFRGCMEVNFFGTLDVTKTFLPLLRRHKGRLVTVSSPAGDQPFPCLAAYGASKAALNLFMDTLRQELAPWGVHVSTILPSSYKTGRCSDAAYWEARHRELLASLPPELLDDFGIDYVGETKELFQCFARHANPDLSPVVDAMERALLEPRPQARYFAGPGVGLMYLVSAYFPAPLRNRFLESLFVKKRLAPRALREESVGVRRCHDDNNNREASKVK